The genomic DNA GGCAACAGCACCACGATTGGTCAATCCGCGCAGCCGCCAGGGCGGCCAAGCACCGCCCTGCTCCCAACTCCTCAAGAAGATCACGCCCATGAGCGACTCCTCCTCCTTGGCCGCGTCCGCGACCGACGCCGTCAAGAACCGCCGCAACTCCCTGCTGGCCGCCGTCTTCCTGATGGCCACCTCGGCCATCGGCCCGGGCTTCATCACCCAGACCGCCACCTTCACCGCCACCATGGGCGCCGCCTTTGCCTTCGGCATCCTGGCGTCGATCCTGATCGACTTCGTGGTGCAGCTGAATATCTGGCGCGTCGTGACGCTGTCGCGCATGCGTGCCTCGGATGTCGCCAACGCGGCATTGCCGGGCAGCGGCTATGTGCTGGCCGTGCTGGTCATCTTCGGCGGCCTGGTCTTCAACATCGGCAACATCGCCGGCGCCGGCCTGGGCCTGAATGCCTTGATGGGCCTGGACGTGAAATGGGGCGGCGCGCTGAGCGCTGCGATCGCCATCGGCATTTTCCTGTCCCGCCGCGCGGGCGTGGCGATCGATCGCCTCATCATCGTGTTGGGCCTGCTGATGATCGGCCTGACCCTCTTCGTCGCTTTCGCCTCGAATCCCCCCCTGGGCGAGGCCCTGCGCCAGACCGTATGGCCCGACACCATCAACTTCGCCACCATCACCACCATCGTTGGCGGTACCGTGGGCGGATACATCACCTATGCCGGCGCCCACCGCCTGCTGGACAAGGGCCTCACAGGCACGGAGAACCTGGGCGCAGTGACCAAGGGCGCGCTGAACGGCATCGCCGTCACCGGCCTCATGCGCTATATCCTGTTCCTGGCAGTCCTGGGCGTGGTCGCCAGCGGCGCCGCCATCGACATCTCCGGCAAGACGGCCAATCCGGCTGCCCAGGCTTTCCAGATCGCAGCCGGTGAATTCGGCCTGCGCGCCTTCGGCCTCATCCTCTGGGCCGCCGCCATCACCAGCGTGATCGGCGCGGCCTATACCTCGATCTCCTTCATCACCGTCTTCAACCAGAAGCTGACCGAGACTGGCCGCAATCGCGCCACCGTGATCTTCATCGCCGTGTCGCTGGCTGTCTTCCTCGCCTTGGGCACAGCGCCCGCCGCGCTGCTGGTCTTCGCCGGCGGCTTCAACGGCCTGATCCTGCCGCTGGGCTTGACGATCTTCGTATATGTGGGCTGGGCTCGCCCTGACCTGATGGAAGGCCACCGCACGCCGACCTGGCTGTTGGTGCTGGGCGCGCTGACCTGCGCGCTGACCTGGTACATGGGCTACAAGTCGATCGGCCCCATCTTCGCCTTCCTGGGCCTGTAAGGAGGAAACGCGCATGCGCAGCATCGACCTGAACAGCGACCTGGGCGAGAGTTTCGGCGCCTGGGCCATGGGCGACGACGCCACCATGCTCGGCATCGTCACCAGCGCCAACGTGGCCTGCGGTTTCCACGCGGGCGACCCCGCCGGCATCCTGGCCACGCTCAAGGCCGCCGCCGCGCAGGGCGTGTCGGTGGGCGCGCACGTCGCCTATCCCGACCTGGCCGGCTTCGGCCGGCGCAACATGGATGTCGCCAGCGCCGACCTCGTCGCGGACATCGTCTACCAGATCGGCGCGCTGCAAGGCCTGGCCGCCGCGGCCGGCACGACGGTCCGCTACGTGAAGCCGCACGGCGCGCTCTACAACACCATCGCCCAGGACGCGCGCCAGGCGCGCGACGTCATCACGGCGATCCAGGCCATCGACCCCAGCCTTGCGCTGGTGGTGCTGGCCGGCTCGCCGCTGGCGGGCTGGGCCGAAGCGGCCGGCCTGCGCGTCGTGGCCGAAGCCTTCGCCGACCGAGGCTACACGCCGCAAGGCACGCTGGTCTCGCGCCGCGAGCCCGGCGCCGTGCTGCACGATCCCGAACGGGTGGCGCGCCGCATGCTCAGGCTGGTGACCGAAGGCGTGGTCGAAGCCGTGGACGGCAGCCTGGCCCGCGTGCGCGCGGATTCGATTTGCGTGCATGGCGACAGCCCTGGCGCGGTGGCCATGGCCGTCGAAGTCCGCCGCACGCTGGAACAGGCGGGCGTCACGCTGCGCGCCTTCGCCTGACACCTGAAGACCGACGTCCGAACAGGAGAAAGAAACATGACGCCCTCGCTCAACCCGCTCCAGCAGGCGCAGCAGGCGGCCATCGCCGCGGCGCGCGCCGCGCGCGCCCAATACCGTGCCGGCAAGGTCGCGCCCACGGCGGGCGTCGCCCCCGGCATGACGCAAGCCAACATGATCGCCCTGCCGCGCGACTGGGCCTACGACTTCCTGCTCTATGCGCAACGCAATCCCAAGGCCTGCCCGGTCCTCGACGTCAGCGACGCCGGCTCGCCGCGCACCGTGCTGGCCCCGGACGCCGACCTGCGCACGGACATCCCGCTCTACCGCGTCTGGCGCGACGGCAAGCTGGCCGAGGAAGTGGCCGACGCGACGGCCCTGTGGGAAGAGCACGGCGACCTCGTCACCTTCCTGATCGGCTGCAGCTTCACGTTCGAGACCCCGCTGCAGGAGGCCGGCATCGAGATCCGCCACATCGCCGACGGCAGCAACGTGCCCATGTACCGCAGCAACAAGGCCTGCCGTCCGGCCGGACGCTTCCAGGGCGAGATGGTCGTCTCGATGCGCCCGATCCCCGCGCACCGCGTGGCCGACGCCGCCACCATCAGCGGCCGCTACCCCTCGGTCCACGGCGCGCCCGTGCACGTGGGCGACCCCGCCGCGCTGGGCATCGCCGACATCGGCCGCCCTGATTTCGGCGACGCCGTGCGGATCGAACCGGGCGAGATCCCCGTGTTCTGGGCCTGCGGCGTCACCCCGCAAGCCGCCGTCATGGCTTCCGGCGTGCCCTTCGCCGTCACCCATGCGCCCGGCCACATGTTCATCACCGACGTGGCGGACTCGACCTACCACGTCTAACGGATTCCCAACGAGGCTTCAGTCTTGCGCTTCCTTCCCGTCAACACCCACTCCCTCCTGGTCGAGCTGGCCGACCTGGACCAGACGCTGGCGCTGCTCGAGTCGCTGCAACGCGATCCCGTCGCCGGCGTGCTGGAACTGGTACCCGCCGCCCGCACCCTGCTGGTGTCCTTCGATCCGCTGCGCCTGTCGGCGGAACAGGCCGTGGCCGCCATGGCCACGCGCGACGTGACGGTGCGCGTCGAGCGCGCAAGCCGTCTCATCGAGATCCCGGTCGACTATGAAGGCGAGGACCTGGCCGAAGTCGCGCAACTGCTGGGCGTGAGCCCGCGGGAGGTCGTGCAGCGCCACACCGGCAGCGAGTACACCGTGGCGTTCACGGGCTTCGCGCCCGGCTTCGCCTATCTGACGGGCGGCGACCCGCTGCTGAACGTGCCGCGCCGCAAGACACCGCGCACCCGCATTCCCGCTGGCGCGGTCGGCCTGGCCGGCACCTTCAGCGGCGTCTATCCGCAAGCCAGCCCCGGCGGCTGGCAGATCATCGGCATCACGCCGGAAGCCATGTGGGACATCGACCGCCAGCCGCCTGCGCTGCTGCAACCCGGTGACCGCGTGCGCTTCGTCGACCAGCGCGTGCGGCCCGCGAGGAAGGCGCCCGCCGCCGCGCAGGCCTCGGCCACGCCAGCAGCACCGGTCGCCACGGCATCGGCCGCCGCAGCACCGGCCGCCGCAGCGTCGGGCGTCGAGATCGAAATCGTCTCTCCCGGCCTGCAGACCCTGACGCAGGACCTGGGCCGTCCCGGCCAGGCTGGCCAGGGCGTCTCTGCCTCGGGCGCCATGGACCGCCAGTCGCTGCGGCGCGCCAACCAGCTCGTCGGCAACACCTCGGATGAGGCGTGCCTGGAGACCGTGGGCGGCGGGCTGCAACTGCGCAGCCACGGCGACGCCGTGGTCGCCATCACCGGTGCCGACGTGCCGGTGACGCTCAAGGACGACACCGGACGCACCTTCACGCTGGCCTGCAACCAGCCGCTTGCCCTGTCGGCCGGCGACCGCCTGACGCTGGGCGTGCCTCGGGCCGGCGCCCGCGCCTATGTGGCGGTACGCGGTGGCTGGCAGGTGGCGCCCGTCCTGGGCAGCCGCTCCACCGACACGCTGGCGAACGTCGGCCCGGCCGCGCTGGCTGCCGGCGACCGCCTGGCGGTCAATCCCGTCACGCGGGGCGCCATCGTGCAGGATGCCGCCTGCGGCGTCCCCACGCTGCCCGTGGCCGGCGAGACCGTCGTGCTGGACATCAGCATGGGCCCACGCACCGACTGGTTCACGGCAGACGCCGTGCAAACGCTCTGCGAACAGGACTGGCTCGTCACCCCGCAATCGAACCGCGTGGGCGTGCGCCTGTCGGGCGAGCAATCGCTGGCCCGTGCCGTCGAAGGCGAACTGCCCAGCGAAGGCACGCCGACCGGCGCGATCCAGGTGCCGCCCAGCGGGCAGCCGGTGCTGTTCCTGGCTGACCACCCCCTGACCGGCGGCTATCCGGTCATCGCCTGCGTGGCGCCGTATCACCTGGACCTGGCCGGCCAGATTCCGGTGGGTGCCCGGGTGCGTTTCAACCCCATCAAGCCGTTCGCCGAGTGGACCGCCCCCGCCCAGGCGTGACCCACCTGGCTGCCCCGCTCTCCCCGGCACGGCCGTGCCTGACAACCGAATCGACTGCAAGAAGCTGCGCAAGATGAAAAAAGTCCTGATCGCCAACCGAGGCGAAATCGCCGTCCGCGTCATCCGTGCCTGCGCCGACTACGGCGTGCAATCCGTGGCGGTCTACGCCGACCCCGACATCGACGCCCTGCACGCCCGCCTGGCCGACGAAGCCTGGGGCCTGGATGGCCACAAGCCCGCCGACACCTACCTGAACATCGAGAAGCTGCTGGACGTGGCCCGCCGCAGCGGCGCCGACGCGGTCCACCCCGGCTACGGCTTCCTGTCCGAGAACGCGGGCTTCGCGCGCGCCGTCATCGACGCCGGCCTGACCTGGATCGGACCGCCTCCTGAAGCCATCGAACAGCTGGGCGACAAGGTGCAGGCGCGCCGCATCGCCATGGAAGCCGGCGCCCCGCTGGTCGCCGGCACGCCCGGCCCGGTGCAGAACGCCGAGCAGGTCGTCGCCTTCGCCGAGCTGCACGGCCTGCCCATCGCCATCAAGGCCGCCTTCGGCGGCGGCGGACGCGGCCTGAAGGTGGCCTGGAAAATGGAAGAGGTGGCCGAGCTGTACGAATCCGCCGTGCGCGAAGCCACCGTGGCCTTCGGCCGCGGCGAGTGTTTCGTCGAGCAGTTCCTGGACCGCCCGCGCCACGTCGAAGCGCAGGTCATCGCCGACACGCATGGCAAGGTCGTCGTGCTGGGCACGCGCGACTGCTCACTGCAACGCCGCAACCAGAAGCTGGTGGAGGAAGCGCCCGCGCCCTTCCTGACCGACGCGCAACGCGAGCGCATCCACACCGCCGCCCATGACGTCTGCGCGCGTGCGGGCTACGTCGGCGCCGGCACCGTCGAATTCCTGCTCAGCAACACCGGCGCGATTTCTTTTCTGGAGGTGAACACCCGCCTGCAGGTGGAGCACCCCGTCACCGAGGAAACCGCCGGCCTGGACCTGGTCGTCGAGCAGTTGCGCGTGGCCGACGGCCTGCCGCTGTCGATCACCGAAACGCCGGCCCCGCTCGGGCACGCCATCGAATTCCGCATCAATGCCGAGGATGTCGGCCGCGGCTTCCTGCCCGCGCCCGGCCCCGTCGATGTCTTCGAAGCGCCAGGCGGCCCTGGCGTGCGCGTCGATACCGGCGTCGTGTCGGGCTCGGTCGTGCCGGGCAACTTCGACTCGCTGATGGCCAAGCTGATCGTCACGGGCGCCACCCGCGAACAGGCGGTGGCCCGTGCGCGCCGTGCCCTGGCCGAGTTCCGCATCGAAGGCGTGGCCACCGTGCTGCCCTTCCACCGCGAAGTGCTGCGCCACCCTGATTTCACCGGCGACGACTTCAAGGTCCATACCCGCTGGATCGAGACCGACTTCGCCAACACCCTGGCGGCCGCCGCACGCGCCGTGCCGGTATCCGCCGAACCGCTGCAACGCACCGCCATCGAAATCGATGGCCGCCGCGTGAGCCTGGGCCTGCCCGCGCTGCTGCTGCGCGCGCTGTCGGCAGGCGCCGGCGCGGCAACAGGCGGGGACCCCGAGGCCGGCCAGTCGGCCGACGCCGCGTCTGTCGCCGCGCCGATCGCCGGCACGCTGCAGGCCTGGAAGGTGGAGGATGGCGCGGAAGTCGCCGAGGGCGACCTCATTGCCGTGATGGAAGCCATGAAGATGGAGATGCAGGTGCTGGCCCATCGTGCCGGCCGCCTGACGCGCCAGGCCGAGACCGGCAGCACGCTGGCCGCTGGCGCCGCGCTGGCCCGCATCGGCTGAACCGGCGCCATCCCAGGGCAGCCTGGGCAAGCAGGGGGATGGACAAACGCCCGCCTACTTGCCCCCGCGCAGCGCCTTGCGCAGCGAGACCAGGCGCGCCATCGAATCCAGCGAGCTTTCGGCGGTCAGGGCCGCCACGCCCAGCATGAGCATTTCCAGGCAGGCCAGGGTGGGGCCGTGCAAAGGCGCGTCGCCCGCGCTGGCGCGCGGCACGATGATGACTTCATCGCACTGGCTGGACAGCGCGCGCCGGCGCTGGCCGGTCACCACGATCACCGGCACGTCCAGCCGCGCCGCCTCCTGCAGCGTCACCGCCACCTCGCGATGGATGTTCTGCTGCACCATCACGATCAGGGCATCGCCCGGCGACATTTCCAGCAACTGTTCGGCCAGGGCGATGCCCGTGCGGTTCAGCGCATAGGCCGGCTTGCCGTTGCGCGCGAACAGTCGCACCGCGTAATCGGCCAGCAGGCCCGACGCGCCAATGCCGAAGACCGCGATGCGCTGCGCCTGGCCCAGCACCGCCACCGCGCGCGCCACGGCGCGGCGGTTCTCCGGCAGGTCCAGATGGTCCAGCGCATGCCGATGCTCCTGGATGACGTAGTCCATGGCGTGCTCGGCATCCTGCTGCACGCCGCCCAGCGTGGCCGCCATCTTGATGGAGATGATGTCGCGCTCGCCCATCGCGCTGGCCAGCGTGGCCTTCAGTTCGACCAGGCCCTCGAAGCCCAGCGCCTGCACGGTGCGGATGACGGTGGCGTCGGAGACGCCGATCTCCTTGGCGAGCTCGATGGCCGAGAGGGAGACCGCCGAGGCTCGGTTCTGGTCGATGAAGTCCGCCACCAGCCGCATGCGCGCCGACAGGCGGGCACGCCTGGCGCGCAGGCGGTCGCCAAAACGGTCCAGCTGGCCGGGCACGGTCTCCATGCGTTTCTCCCTCATCTGTCTGGCCACAGACGATACATCCCCGCGCGGCGCACGTCAGCCCAGGCGCCGCAGCTGCGCGCGCCAATCCCGCTCGCACAGCGGCACATAGCCCTCGTCTTCATGCGTGCGCGCCGCGATGATGCGCTGGCCTTCCCGCGACAAGGCCAGCCGCCCGAACTCCCGCAGCAGCGCGGGCACGGCCTGCCCTGGTGCAAGATCCAGGAACAGCGACACCCAGGCCTTCAGCGGATAGCCCCCCGACGCGATGGTCGCCAGGTCCGGGGTCTCGAAAGGCCGGCCCGGCTCGCCCGCCAGGGCCAGCACGCGCACCTGGTCGCTGATCGATGCCGCCTGTACCCAGCCGACCGCGCCGATACCATAGGGATCCTGCGCCACGGCGCGGATCACGTCCTCGCGGCTCGGCAACGCCTCGTAGCGCGCCGCGTAAGGCAGGCCCGCGAAATGCCGGTGGCGCAGCCCGCGCGCATATTTGGTGTCCCGCATGCCATAGACATGGATGCGCCGCGCGCGCCAGGCGCCCTCCAGCCCCAACTGGCCCCAGGTGGAAAGCTCGCCGTCAGCCGCCCCGCGCGTGAAGACCCGCGCCAGTTGCGCCAACGTGGCGCCCGCCAGGGGATTGCTGGCGTGCACGTACATGGCGGGCGGCGTGCGCCCCGACGTCCGCGGGCCGTGGCCGGTGTAGCCCAGGCGCAGCGCCCAGGGGTCGTGGCCGCGCACACGGCGATAGGCCAGCGTGTCCTCGGTCCACG from Orrella dioscoreae includes the following:
- a CDS encoding NRAMP family divalent metal transporter, with the translated sequence MSDSSSLAASATDAVKNRRNSLLAAVFLMATSAIGPGFITQTATFTATMGAAFAFGILASILIDFVVQLNIWRVVTLSRMRASDVANAALPGSGYVLAVLVIFGGLVFNIGNIAGAGLGLNALMGLDVKWGGALSAAIAIGIFLSRRAGVAIDRLIIVLGLLMIGLTLFVAFASNPPLGEALRQTVWPDTINFATITTIVGGTVGGYITYAGAHRLLDKGLTGTENLGAVTKGALNGIAVTGLMRYILFLAVLGVVASGAAIDISGKTANPAAQAFQIAAGEFGLRAFGLILWAAAITSVIGAAYTSISFITVFNQKLTETGRNRATVIFIAVSLAVFLALGTAPAALLVFAGGFNGLILPLGLTIFVYVGWARPDLMEGHRTPTWLLVLGALTCALTWYMGYKSIGPIFAFLGL
- a CDS encoding LamB/YcsF family protein, with amino-acid sequence MRSIDLNSDLGESFGAWAMGDDATMLGIVTSANVACGFHAGDPAGILATLKAAAAQGVSVGAHVAYPDLAGFGRRNMDVASADLVADIVYQIGALQGLAAAAGTTVRYVKPHGALYNTIAQDARQARDVITAIQAIDPSLALVVLAGSPLAGWAEAAGLRVVAEAFADRGYTPQGTLVSRREPGAVLHDPERVARRMLRLVTEGVVEAVDGSLARVRADSICVHGDSPGAVAMAVEVRRTLEQAGVTLRAFA
- a CDS encoding putative hydro-lyase, with translation MTPSLNPLQQAQQAAIAAARAARAQYRAGKVAPTAGVAPGMTQANMIALPRDWAYDFLLYAQRNPKACPVLDVSDAGSPRTVLAPDADLRTDIPLYRVWRDGKLAEEVADATALWEEHGDLVTFLIGCSFTFETPLQEAGIEIRHIADGSNVPMYRSNKACRPAGRFQGEMVVSMRPIPAHRVADAATISGRYPSVHGAPVHVGDPAALGIADIGRPDFGDAVRIEPGEIPVFWACGVTPQAAVMASGVPFAVTHAPGHMFITDVADSTYHV
- the pxpB gene encoding 5-oxoprolinase subunit PxpB, encoding MRFLPVNTHSLLVELADLDQTLALLESLQRDPVAGVLELVPAARTLLVSFDPLRLSAEQAVAAMATRDVTVRVERASRLIEIPVDYEGEDLAEVAQLLGVSPREVVQRHTGSEYTVAFTGFAPGFAYLTGGDPLLNVPRRKTPRTRIPAGAVGLAGTFSGVYPQASPGGWQIIGITPEAMWDIDRQPPALLQPGDRVRFVDQRVRPARKAPAAAQASATPAAPVATASAAAAPAAAASGVEIEIVSPGLQTLTQDLGRPGQAGQGVSASGAMDRQSLRRANQLVGNTSDEACLETVGGGLQLRSHGDAVVAITGADVPVTLKDDTGRTFTLACNQPLALSAGDRLTLGVPRAGARAYVAVRGGWQVAPVLGSRSTDTLANVGPAALAAGDRLAVNPVTRGAIVQDAACGVPTLPVAGETVVLDISMGPRTDWFTADAVQTLCEQDWLVTPQSNRVGVRLSGEQSLARAVEGELPSEGTPTGAIQVPPSGQPVLFLADHPLTGGYPVIACVAPYHLDLAGQIPVGARVRFNPIKPFAEWTAPAQA
- a CDS encoding acetyl/propionyl/methylcrotonyl-CoA carboxylase subunit alpha, encoding MKKVLIANRGEIAVRVIRACADYGVQSVAVYADPDIDALHARLADEAWGLDGHKPADTYLNIEKLLDVARRSGADAVHPGYGFLSENAGFARAVIDAGLTWIGPPPEAIEQLGDKVQARRIAMEAGAPLVAGTPGPVQNAEQVVAFAELHGLPIAIKAAFGGGGRGLKVAWKMEEVAELYESAVREATVAFGRGECFVEQFLDRPRHVEAQVIADTHGKVVVLGTRDCSLQRRNQKLVEEAPAPFLTDAQRERIHTAAHDVCARAGYVGAGTVEFLLSNTGAISFLEVNTRLQVEHPVTEETAGLDLVVEQLRVADGLPLSITETPAPLGHAIEFRINAEDVGRGFLPAPGPVDVFEAPGGPGVRVDTGVVSGSVVPGNFDSLMAKLIVTGATREQAVARARRALAEFRIEGVATVLPFHREVLRHPDFTGDDFKVHTRWIETDFANTLAAAARAVPVSAEPLQRTAIEIDGRRVSLGLPALLLRALSAGAGAATGGDPEAGQSADAASVAAPIAGTLQAWKVEDGAEVAEGDLIAVMEAMKMEMQVLAHRAGRLTRQAETGSTLAAGAALARIG
- a CDS encoding MurR/RpiR family transcriptional regulator; its protein translation is METVPGQLDRFGDRLRARRARLSARMRLVADFIDQNRASAVSLSAIELAKEIGVSDATVIRTVQALGFEGLVELKATLASAMGERDIISIKMAATLGGVQQDAEHAMDYVIQEHRHALDHLDLPENRRAVARAVAVLGQAQRIAVFGIGASGLLADYAVRLFARNGKPAYALNRTGIALAEQLLEMSPGDALIVMVQQNIHREVAVTLQEAARLDVPVIVVTGQRRRALSSQCDEVIIVPRASAGDAPLHGPTLACLEMLMLGVAALTAESSLDSMARLVSLRKALRGGK
- a CDS encoding PstS family phosphate ABC transporter substrate-binding protein translates to MLPQEDRDGVGHEAFVPPAYAPAPLDLPHELAASGWSDGVLPLIGNDGMDTVIGPLCDLFCQAYPGLSFTLSLRGSATAMPALVAGASWFAPMSRDPWTEDTLAYRRVRGHDPWALRLGYTGHGPRTSGRTPPAMYVHASNPLAGATLAQLARVFTRGAADGELSTWGQLGLEGAWRARRIHVYGMRDTKYARGLRHRHFAGLPYAARYEALPSREDVIRAVAQDPYGIGAVGWVQAASISDQVRVLALAGEPGRPFETPDLATIASGGYPLKAWVSLFLDLAPGQAVPALLREFGRLALSREGQRIIAARTHEDEGYVPLCERDWRAQLRRLG